The genomic stretch ACTTCTACTTCCGGGACGACCTGTACGGATCGCTGCGCCGGTCCGATCATCTGATCCTCTCCTCCGGAGCGGTGGACGAGGAGGAGTGGGGACTGCCGGCCGCGGTCAAGGAGTGCGTCACCTACGCCCTGAGCCGGGACTGGTACGGGTACTCCGACTCGCGCGGACGCGAACCGGCGCGCGAGGCGATCGCCGCGTACGAGTCCGCGCGACTGGGCGGCGCCTTCTACGACCTGCGGAACGTCGCCCTGACCATGGGCGGCACCTTCGCCATCAGCGGCCTCACCGACTTCGTGCTCACCGGCCGGCGGAGCACCGCGCCGGCCCTGTGCGCCATCCCCAACTACCCGCCGCTCATCGAGTCCATGTCACGCCGCTCCGCCACGCGGCTGGTACCGACCCCGCTGGTGAACGGCGTGACCTCGCTCGCCCCCCTGCTGGAGCAGCTCCGTCCGGACACCCCGCTCGTGCTCCTGCAGACGGCCACGAACCCGACCGGGGCACTGGTCGACGAGGCGGAACTCGAAGCCCTCATCAAGGGGGCCGGCCCCGACACCGTCATCGTGCTCGACGAGTGCCACGAATGGCTCGGCCCGAGCCAGCGGTGGTCGCCGGCGCGTGCCGCCGCCAACGTCGTGCGCGTCAGCAGCCTGTCGAAGAACTGGTCGGCTCCAGGGCTGAAACTGGGGTGGATCCTGGCAGGCAGCACGTTCATCGACGCGTTCTACGAGTACGCGTCGAGCAGTTACGGCGGACCGCCGTCGTTCTTCTACACCGCCGTCGAGGTGCTGGCCCGGATGGAGCGCTGGCGGTTCGAGTCGAAGGCGGAGGCGGGACCGTCCGAACTCGCCGAGTTCGAGACCGGGTACGGGTTGACCGCCGACACCCTGCGCGCCGCCTACGCCGGCTACCTGGAGGAACGGGACAGGCGGGAGCAGGAGCTGCTCCGGAACCGGGACACCGCCGTCAGCCGGCTGCGGGGGCTGCCGGACACCGAGGTCACCGCGCCGCGCTACTCCATCAACCTCGTCGCGGACTTCGAGGACTACTCCGACTCCTACCTGGCCTTCCGCGACCTGCTCGACCTGCACGACGTCTCCGTCTTCCCCGGGCTGCTGACCTTCTGCCTGTCGGGCGGGCTGGTCAGGCTGACGACCGCGCGCCGCTGGACGGAGCTCACCCCGGCCCTGTCCCGGATAGAGCGGTTCCGGCGGACGCCGCGGCCGGTCGGGTCACTGCCGGCCGAACGGTAGCCGGTGGAGCACGCGGGCCAGTTCGGCGGCCAGCGGACCGGACACCGCCGAGTCGACCAGGGGCCGGGCGACCTCGGCGACGTGCTCGGCGACCGGCACGGTGACCGCCGCCACCTCGCGGGCTTCGGCGTCGGCCGCGCCCGCCACGACCACGAGGCGCCGGGAGCGGGCCGTCCGGCGGGCGGTCTCCAGCGCGGCTCCTCGGTCGGGGCCGGGGGGGACGAAGAAGACCACCGGATGGGCGGGATCGTGGCCGAAGCGGTGTACGTGCCACCAGTCCTCCGGGTCGACCGCCATGGCCGGCACCCCGGCGGTCTCGGTGAACTTCGCAGCCAGGTACCGGGCGCTCCCCGACGTCGCCGGGCCGGCGACCACGAGCACCACCGGCACCGGGGCGAGGAGCGCCGCGACCGGACCGGCCGCCAGGCGCGCTCCCTCGATCGTGGCCGACTGGGCGCGCGCGATGGTTTCCGGATCGCCGAGCGCGGCCGTGTGGGCGACCACGTCCGCGGGGCGTCCGCCTCCGCCCCGGTGGGCAGGTGACCGGCAGACCGCCGCCCCGAGGTGCAGCAGCGCCAGCAGAACGGCCTGGTAGGTGCGGATGCCGGGGGAGGGCTCGGACGCCCGCGGGTCGACGATGACGGACGTCTCGGCCGCGCGCGCCAGCGGACTGCCGGCCGCGCAGGTGACCGCCACCGTGGCCCGGGCGTGCCGGCGGGCCCCGGCCACCGCGGAGACGACAGTGGGGTTGCCCCCCGAGGCCGAGACACCGACGACGGCGGTGGTCCGAGCCTCTGCCTCCGGCCACGGCGGCGACTGGAGGAACGTGGCGGCGGGCAGCACCGCGCACTCCACGCCCGCTCGGGCGAGCAGGGGCGCGGCCGACAGCGCCGCGTGCAGCGAGTCGCCGCTGCCCAGCAGCACGAGGCGTTCCAGGGACCGCAGGGACCCGGCCGCGCGGGCCGCGGCCGGTTCCGCGACCCGCGACAGTTCCACCAGGTCGGCGGGGAGCCGGGTGAACTGGCGGGTCACCTCCCGCAGCGTGTACGACCGCGGGCTCATCGGCTTCCGCCGTGCACGACGCGCGCCAGCCGCCGGACGCTGCCGACGTCCACCCGGCCGTCCGGGCCGCCGCCACCGCGGGTCGTCAGACAACCGCTGACGAACGCGCCGTCGGCGTCCGCCAGCAGCCGCGCGGCGTTCCCGTGGGTGACGAACCCGCCCAGCATGACCGTGGCCCGGGGCGACCGGGCGCGGATGTCCGCGATCTTGGCGAGCGTCGCGTCCTCGTCGGGGTGGGCCACGCAGACCGCGTCGGCGCCCACGAGTTCGGCCCGACGCGCGACCCCGCCGGTGGTCTCGCCCTCTCCCGCCCACCGGAAGTGCATGGAGTCGACGTCGGCGATCAGCCGGACGTCGAAGGCGTCGATCGCCCGCCGGTAGGCCATGATCTCCAGCGGGTCGGGGCGCACCCAGCCGTGCGTCGACAAGGTGGCCCCCACGATCGCGTCGGCGCGTACGAAGGAAGCCCCCACCACCTTGGCCACCGCGAGCGAGGCGCGGACGGCGTGCCGCATGATCTGGACGCCCAGTTCGAAGCCGTCCGCGGTGGCGTCGGCGACCCGTGACGCGCACAGGGTCATCGCGGCGGTCCGGGCGGGATCGGCCTCGTCCTCGACGCTGTACACCCGGTCCACCGTCTGCAGCAGGACACCGTCGGCGCCGCCCTCGCACAGGGCCTCGGCGTCGCGTACCGCGTCGTCGACGGCGGCTGCCAGCGAGCCCGGCACATGGAAGGGCGTTCCGGGGAGCGGGGGGAGGTGGACCACGCCGTAGAGCTTGCGGTGCCGCCGGTCGTCCGCTTCCGTCGTCATCCGGTCCTCGTCTCCTGGAAGAAGGTGTAGGTCGTCTCGCTCCGGTAGACCGCACCGGGCGCCAGCTCGGCCGAGGGGAACGCCGTATGGTGCGGCGCGTCGGGCCATGGCCCCGGCTGAAGGCAGACACCGGCCCGCGGCTGCGGCAGGTGGTCGCCGGTGTAGACCGCCAGGCCCGGCTGGTCGGTGGCCAGCCTCAGGCCGCGGGCTCCGCCCGGAACCCTGAGCGTTGCCGTCCAGGGCCCCGGGGCGACGGCCACGCAGCCGTCCAGTGCCGCGGCTCCGAGCGTCCGCTCGGCACGCAGGTCGTAAGGAGTGCCGTCGACCGGCAGCACCCGCCCGGTCGGCACGAACTCCTCGCCCGCCTCGACGAGCGCGTCCGCGTTCAGCCGCAGCAGGTGGCGGTCGACCGGCTCGCGGCCGCCGGTGAGGTTCCAGAACGCGTGCAGGGTGGGACCGCACAGGGTCGTCCGGTCCGTCACCGCCTCGTAGCGGACGACCAGCCGGTCGTCCGTGTGGAGTTCGAACGTCGCGGTGCACCGCAGGTTGCCGGGGTACCCCTGGTCGCCGTGCGGGCTGTGCAGGCACATGGCGATCCGGCCGGAGTCCGGCCCGTCCTCGGCGCGCCCGTCCCACACCCGGGCGTCGAACCCGTCGGGGCCCCCGTGGATGTGGTGCTCACCGGCGTTGCGGGCCAGCCGATGAGGGCGTCCGCCGATACGGGCGGTGCCGGAGGACACGATGCGCGCGTAGCGGCCCATGGTCGAGCCGACGTAGGCCCGATCCGTCTTCCGTTCGTAGGCCGCGAGGTCGGGCAGCCGGACCACGAGGTTCGCCCGCCGCGCGCCGTCCGGGACGGACACCTCGACCAGCGTCGCGCCGTACTCCCACACGGCGACGCGCAACCGGCCGTTGTCCAGGCCGTGTTCGTGGACGGTGCGGCCCTGTCCGAGGCCGGCGCGGCCCACGGGGCGCCGCCATGACCGGACCCCGGCGGTCACGGCCCGACCGGCCGTTGCAGGCGGGTGCGCCGCGGCGCGGGGGTGTCGACGGTCCCGTACCGGACGAAGCCCAGGGCGGTCAGCAGGCGCAGCACGTCCGGCAGGTCCGGATTGGCCTCGGCCCGAAGGACGTCGGCACCGCCGTCCGCCGCCGTCCGTATCGCCTGTCGCACGGCACGCGCGCCCGCCAGCGGGTCGGGGCAGCGGGGATGGACGGCCAGCCGCTGCATGTACCAGGGACGTGCGGCGGAGGGCAGCAGCGGTTCCGCCGACGCGTCGAAGGAGGGCACGGGCCCGACGGTGACGGTCGCCACTGGCACCCCGTCCACCGTCCCGACGTGCACCAGGCGCCCCGCGACCAGGGCGCGGGTCGACGACAGGCGGCGAGCGGGCGCGGGGGTGCCCGAGCGCTGGGCCGCCGCGCGGTCGGAGGCTTCGATCAGGGAGTGCACGGCCGCGTCGTCCGCGGCGATCCGCCAGAGCACGGTCACCGAGCTCCCCCCATCGCCCGCAGCAGCGGGGCGACCTCGGTGGCGAACAGCTCCACGGTTCGCCAGTCCACCGGTGGGCGCGAGGCCAGCAGGAAGTCCCGGACGCCGAGCTCGACATAGGGCGCGAGCTTGTCCAGGCACTCCTGCGCGCTGCCGAAGCAGAGGTATTCGGGGAGATCGGCCGGGTGGCCGAAGGTGCCGGCCGCGACAGCCCGCCGTGCTCTCCGCCCGTCCCGGGTGACGACCGCCCGGAAGGTGATCGACCTGCGCACCTCTGCCGGGTCCCGGCCGATCCCGGCGCAGTTCTCCTCACACGCCCGCACCGCGGCGGAGTACGAAGCGAACGGCAGCGCGAGGCAGTTCCACACATCGGCGTGCTCGGCCACCACGCGGAGCACGCGCGGCCCCGAGCCGCCGATGACCAGCGGCACGCGCTCCTGGACCGGGCGCGGGTCGAGGTACGCCTCGCGCAGCTGGAAGTACTCGCCGTGGAACGTCACCGGTCCGCCGCCCCACAGCGCCCGTACGACCCGGCACGCCTCGTCCAGGACGGCTGGCCTCTCGCGCGCGGGCGGCTGCTCGATGCCGTACTGGCCGAACGCGAGATCCGCGCCACCCGCGCCGAGACCGAGTTCCAGGCGACCGCCCGAGACGTGGTCGACGGTGGCCGCGGCGACGGCGAGGAGCGCCGGATGCCGCCACACGGCCGGGGTGACGAGCATCGCGCAGCGCACCCTGCTCGTCGACGCCGCCAGCGCGGCCAGGGCGGTCATCCCGTCCAGGCAGGGCCCGGCGGGCCCGAGCAGGGGCGGCCGGAAGTGCTCGAACAGCGAGACCCAGTCGTACCCGAGCGACTCGGCGGTCTGCCACACCGTCCGGATGGAGGCGAAATCGGGGTACTGCTGGCCGGAGTGGAGGCCGACACGGATCCCGCCGAGGGGATCCGCGCCAGCGCCGTCGCCTTCGGGCCGGGCCGGGACCCGCTGATTCATCGCTGCCTCCGGGGGGTCGCCACGATCACCGGTCGAACCCTCGCACCGGGCCTCCCGCCGCAGAAGCGCTCACCCTGAACGCGACAAGCAGGGAAAGCGCGTCGGGGAGAGACGCCGGCGGCATTGATCAGTATCCGGTTCTGAGGGCCTTGAACGCTGCTCGGACTCCTGGAACGATAGGGGCGTGTTTCAGCCGGGAAACGGCGGTCGATATATGTGTCGGTGAATGGAGAATTCGATGTCCGACGGGGAGGTTCGGCCGCTCGGTGGGCAGATGGCCGGGCTTCTCGAATTCTCCGGAGTCGGGCCGGAGCGGAAATTCTCGACTGCGTTCCCCGCCGATGTGCTCCCTGGTGTCCTCACCCGCGATCCGCTCGCCGGCCATGTCGAGGCGATCGGCGCGCCCGAGCGTGTTCCGGCGCGCGCCGCCGGGACCGCGGGCCCCGGGCCCGCCCGTGTGCGGCCCGGCGCCGCCCGCAGTGCGGCTTCTCTGCCGGTTCCCGTCGCCGAGGAGCCGATCCGGGCGGATGCCCAGGCCGTGGAGGTCATGGCGGTCGATCCGGTACGGGTCGGCCCGCCCCGGGTGCGGTCCGCGCTGCGCCGGAGCGCCGCCGATCCCGGCGGGGAGTTCCGTGACGACGAATACGCCGACGGCTGTCCGGTAGGAGATCCGATCGACCGGTGGATCGATTCCGCCGTCGACGACTCCTTCGACGAAGAGGCCCGTGCGATATCCTGCGGGACGTTGCGGAACGGATATGCGAGCAGGGTCGATTATGTACGACGGGCCGGCGTCGGGCTACGGTCGGCATGTGATGACGCGGCGCGGGTCCACACCGTCTCGCGCATGGCGGAAAAGCGCGCTGTCTTCGGCTCCGGAGCACGCGTGTCGGAGTTCCTGTACGCGGTGGACGGCATTCCCCTGCTTCTTCGCCAGGACGTTGTTCGCGACCTCCGCCCGCTCATAGCCGGGGAGGACTAGCGGTGCGCGCCGGGGCTGAGCCGGGCACGCGGGAGAGAGGCGGGACGGACCGGGGCCGCCCGGAGCGCTCCACCACGTGGTGGGCGGCCGCACGCCGGCAGTGGCAGCTTGTCGGTGCCGTCCGTGTCGCCGGGCCGGTCCTGCTCACCGGTGTCTGGGCGGTCAGCCTCATGCGCACCGTCCTGCCCACGTTGACGGGACTGTCCACCGGGTGGCTGGTGTCCCGGTTGGTCTCAGCCCCGAGCGACCACCACGCCCTGGTCCTCGCCGTCCTCCTGTCGTGCGCCCTGATGCTGGCCTCGCAGGTACTGGAGGCGTTCGCCCCCGCCCTTGCCTTCAGCGCCTCGCAGCGGGTGGACGCCTGGCACCGGGGAGTCGTCGCCGAGCTGATGGGGCGGCCGGCGGGAATCGGGCACCTGGAGGACCCCCTGGTCCAGGACCGGCTCGCCTCCGCGCTGCTGAAGGGGCTGCCGGGCTGGGCCTCGTACAGCTTCGGCACCGCGGCGGTCGGCCAGACGGTCATCGTCACCAGGATCGTCGGCGCCTGCCTGGCCACCGCCGTGCTCTGCCGGTTCTCCCCGGCACTGGCCGGCGGTCTCCTCGCGGTGACCCTGTTCACCCGCTTCGTCAGCCGGCGCGAGTGGCTGGCGCAGCACGCCGTGGTCCGCGCCCTCGCGCCCACGACCCGTCGCGCGGCCTACTGGGCCGAGGTCGGGGTCATGCCCTGGGCGGCCAAGGAACTGCGGATCTTCGGGATGACCGACTGGGTGGTCGAACGGTTCCGGCAGCGCATGACCGCACGCACCAGGGAACTGGCCGCGGTCCGCCTGCGGCTGCTGGCGCGGATGCGGTGGACGTCCCTGGTGCTGGTCGCCGCGGTGGCGGGCGGGCTCGGCGCCCTGGCCCACGCCGCCGCCTCGGGCCGGATCACCACCGGCGCCCTCGCCGTCTACCTCGGGGCGCTCTGGGTGGTGGTCGCGGGCAACGGCATGGAGGTGGAGTCCTTCGACGTGGCGTTCGCCGGCCATCCGACGCTGCTCGCACTGGAGGAGCTGCGCGAGGTGGCCGGCGAGCCCCCGGCGGCCCCTTCGGCCCCCTCGGCGCTCCCGGCGGCGGCACCCCTGCCGGCCCCCCTCGTCCGCTTCGAGGACGTCGCCTTCCGGTACCCCGGTGCCCGGGGCCCCGTGCTCAGCGGAGTGGACCTGGAGATCGCCCCCGGCGAACTGCTCGCCGTCGTGGGCGTCAACGGCGCCGGGAAGACCACACTCACCAAGCTGCTGACGGGCATGCACCAGCCGACGCGGGGCCGGATCACGGTCGACGGGCGTCCGCTCGACGCCGAGCCCGTCGACCGGTGGCGCCGGCGGATCGCGGTCGTCCTGCAGGACTTCGTGCGGTACGACCTCTCCTTCCGGGACAACGTCGTGCTGGGTGCCCCCTGGGGGGATGCCGATCCCGCGCTCCTCGACGAGGTCGCCGGGCGGTCCGGCTTGGACGAATGGGTACGAAGGGCGCCGGACGGCTGGGACACCCCGCTGACCCGCGGCCGCACCGGGGGGATCGACCTCTCCGGCGGCCAGTGGCAGCGAGTGGCCCTGGCCCGCGCCCTGTACGCCGTCGCCCAGGGTGCCCGGCTGCTCGTCCTCGACGAGCCGACCGCGCACCTGGACGTCAAGGCCGAACTCGACACGTTCACCCGCATCGCCGAGAGCGCCGGCGACGCGGGCGTCGTCCTCATCTCGCACCGGCTGTCGACGGTCCGGCGCGCCGACCGGATCGTCCTGCTCGACGGCGGCCGGGTCGCCGAGGAGGGCCGGCACGAGGAACTGCTCGCCCTGGGCGGGCAGTACGCGGCCATGTTCGCCGCGCAGGCCGACCGGTTCGGCGAGCCCGCGCGGTCCGCCGGGACGGCCGCGTCATGAGCCGCTTCTCGGTGATCCGGTGGCTCTACCAGGTGGCCTGGCGCGAGCAGCGGCGCGTCGTGGCGGCCTACGCCGTACTCCTGGCCGGCGACGTGCTGGCCACCGGGGGCTTCGGCCTCGCCCTGCGGGCCGTGATCCAGGCGTCCCTGCACGACGCCCCCCGCGGAGCGGTGGCCGCCTCGGCGGTGGCCGCGGTGTGCTGGGGGGTGACGGCGATCGGGTCGTCGGCCCGGACGAACATGCTCATGCTGCTCGCCGAAGCCGTCGGAGTGCGGCTGGACGAGCGCATCCTGCGCATGGTCGGCCGGCTTGAGGACCTGCGGCAGCTGGACGACCCCGGCTACGCCGACCGCGTCGCCCTGCTCCGCGGCGGCGGCGACCTGCTCGCCCAGTACGCGCTCAGAGCCCTCGACACCATCGCCATCGCGCTGCGCCTGGCGGTGGTACTGACCCTGCTCGCCGTCGTCGCGCCGGCGATGGTGGCGCTGGCCGGGGCACTCGTCCCCGTCCTGTGGTTCCAGCGGCGGGGACAGCGGCGCGTCGGGCGGAGCGTGCTGGCCTCCGGCAGCGACGTCCGGCTGGCCGAGCACCTGCACACCCTGCTCACCGAGCCCGGCTCCGGCATGGAGATCCGGGTGGCCGGCGCGGGTGCCGCCCTGCGGGGCAAGGCCGACGACACGTGGGCGCGACTGATCCGGCGTCAGGAGCGGGCCCGGTACGCGGCGGCGTCCCTCGTCGCGGCAGGCTGGGTGGTCTTCATGGCCGCGTACTGCGGCGCGCTGCTCGTCACCGTCGACTCCGTCGCCGCCGACCGCACGGCGCCCGGCGACGTGCTTCTCGTCATCACCATCACGGTGAGCCTGCGGGCGCAGGCGGAGAGCGCCATGGCGACCCTGCGGCGCAACGCCGACGGCACGCACTACCTCGACGCCTTCCTGTGGCTGGAAGGGGTGAGCGCCGCCGCGGAGCCGGTGGGGCCGACCGGGGCGGTCCCGGACCGCCTGGCCGACGGCATCACGCTGCGCGGTGTCCGCTTCGACTACCCGGGGACCGGCACGCCCGTTCTGCGCGACATCGACCTGGACCTCGCCGCCGGAACCACGGTGGCGGTCGTCGGCGAGCACGGTGCGGGCAAGACGACGCTGATCAGACTGCTGAGCGGGCTGTACACCCCGACCAGCGGCTCCATCACGGTCGACGGAACCGCGTTGCCGAGTCTGGCGAGGCGGGACTGGTGGTCCCGTACGACCGCCAACTTCCAGGACTACGCCCGCTTCGCGTTCGTGGCCCGGGAGGCGGTGGGCGTCGGCGATCTCGCGGCGCTCGACGACCGGGAGCGGATCGAACGGGCCGTTGTCCAGGGCGATGCCAGGTCGGTGGTCGACGGGCTGCCGTCGGGGCTGGAGACCCGGCTCGGCGGGCAGTTCGACGGTGCGGAGCTGTCGGGCGGCCAGTGGCAGCGTGTCGCGCTCAGCCGTGCCTTCATGCGGACCCGCCCGCTGCTGTTCGTGCTGGACGAGCCGACCGCGTCACTCGACGCGCGCAGCGAGTACGACCTGTACCGGCGGCAGATGGAGACGGCCGCGCGGATGGGCGCGGAGTGGGGCACGGTCACCGTCGTGATCTCGCACCGGTTCTCCACCGTGCGGATGGCCGACCGCATCGTCGTCCTTGCCGACGGACGGGTGACCGAGCAGGGCTCCCACGACGACCTCATGGCCCTCAACGGCACATACGCGGAGCTCTACCGGCTCCAGGCGGACGGCTACCGGCCCGCCGGGGCTCCCGCCCCCGCCCCGGTCCCGTCCGGCACCTCACCGGAGGAGGCATGACCTTGCGCGGACCGTCGTCCCCGCTTCGGCACCCCGCGGCTGCCGAACGGGGGAACAGCACGCATCGGCGGTTCCCGCGCGACGCGACGCTCGTCGACCTGCTGGACGCGGCCGAGACCACGTACCGGGACCTCCCGGCGGTCCGCACCCCGGAGGGCGTACGCCTGACCCACGGGGAACTCGGCGCGCGCAGTACGGGCCTGGCGCGGCGGCTGGCCGCGCTGGGTGTCGGGCGCGGGACGCCGGTGGCCGTCCTCGCCGACCATGTCCCGGCCGCCGTCGTCGCCTTCCACGCCGTGATCCGGGCGGGAGCCCACTACGTACCGCTGGACGACCGATGGCCCGCGCAGCGGATGGCCGGCATCGTCGAGTCCATGTCCGTACCCGTCCTTGTGGCGTCGGCGGACTTCGAACAGGCGGCCCTGGAGGTCGGCCGGCGGACCGGGACAGGGACCCTGGTGCTGCTGGACCCGGAGGGCGGCGCGGCGGCCGGAGGGTCCGCGGCGGCGGATGGGCAGGACCCGTGGCGCGTGGTGCGGTTGGCGGGCGGCGCCCCCGACCGTCCCCGGCGGTTGGCGGGCGCGGTGGCGGCCTCCGCCCGCCCGGAGGCGACCGACCTGGCGTACACCCTCTTCACCTCGGGCTCCACCGGCGTGCCGAAGGGGGTGGAGGTGACCCACCGGAGCGTCGTGAACCTCGTCGACTGGTTCAACCGCCGCAACGGTGTCGGCCCGGACGACGTCCTCCTGCAGACCGCGGCCTTCGGCTTCGACCTCTCCGTGTACGACCTCTTCGGCCTCATCGCGGCCGGCGGAAGCCTCCTGCTGCTGCCCGGTAGGGAGCTGGCCGAACCGCGGGCCGTCGCCGACGCGCTCACGGAGCACCGTGTGACGCTGTGGAACTCCGCGCCGGCCGCCTTCACGCTCGTGCTCATGTTCGCCGCGGAGACCCGGCACCGCGGCGGAGCCCTGCGCCGCGTCTTCCTCAGCGGGGACTGGATCCCGCTCGACCTGCCGTCGGCGCTGGAGAGCACCTTCCCGGGGGCCGTCCTCGTCGCCCTGGGCGGTGCCACGGAGGCGTGCGTCTGGTCCAACGACTTCGTCGTGACCGGTGTCGACCCGGCATGGCGGAGCATTCCCTACGGCCACCCCATGCAGAACTGCCGGTACTACGTCCTCCGCGACGACATGTCCCCCTGCGACCTCGGTGAGGCGGGGGAACTCTACATAGCGGGGGAGTGCGTCGCGGCCGGCTACGCCAACGATCCGGAAACGACGCGGGCGCGCTTCCTGCCGGATCCCTGGGCGCCCGGGGCCGGCGGCCGGATGTACCGCACCGGCGACCGCGCGCGATGGACGCCCGACGGCTGGGTCGAGTTCCTCGGCCGGCTCGACTCGCAGGTCAAGGTCCGCGGCTACCGCATCGAGCTGGGCGAGGTCGAGCACGCGGCCCGGCAGGTGGCGGGCGTCGAAGAGGCGGCGGCGGTGGTCGTCGGCGACCCCCGCGACCCGGTCCTCGCCGTCGCCGTCCGGACGCGGGAGCCCATGGACGGCAGGAACCTGACGCGCGAACTCGCCGCCCTGCTCCCCGCGTACATGGTCCCGACCAGAACCCACATCGCGAGATCCCTTCCCGTGGGACCCAACGGGAAGGTCGACCGGAACGTACTCCGCCGACTTCTCACGGGACCCGTGCGGGACGCGAAGGCGATGCGGTGAGGCTGAATCCAACGCACACTCTGCGAATTTGCGAGGGAAAAGTGTTGAAAGGTCTTGAACACCGGCGGGCCTGGCCGACGGGCACCGTCGACTCGCACGGCCTGCCGAACTTTCTCACGCTGCCGGCCCGGGAGGAGAAGCCGCGCCGGACGGGCATCACGCATGTGCTGGACAAGGGAACGCCCCTCCCCGCTCTTGAGGCGTACCTGGTGTCGCAGGCGCACCTCATCGACTACCTGAAGATCGGCTGGGGGACGGCCTACATCGACCCCACCGCCAAGGAGCGCGTCGCCCTGTGCTCCGCCGCCGGCGTCGACGTGTGCCTGGGCGGCACGCTCCTCGAAGTGTGCGCCGCGCAGGGCAAGGTGGCCGAGCTGTGCGGCTGGGCGCAGAGCATCGGCGTGGACGCCGTCGAGGTCTCCAACGGCCTGCAGTTCCTCACCCCGGACCAGAAGTCCGGTCTCATCCGCTCCCTGTCGCAGGACTTCACCGTTCTCGCGGAGACCGGCGCCAAGTCCCAGACGGCACCGGTCGTCGCCGAGGAGTGGCTGCGGGAGCTGGAGTCGGATCTCGACGCCGGCGCGACCCTGGCGATCACGGAGGGACGGGAGAACGGCACCGTCGGCCTCTACGGCCCGGACGGCTGCGTGCGGGCCGACCTGGTCGAGGCGATCGTGGCCCGGCTGCCGCGGGAGCGCGTCCTCTTCGAGGCCCCGAAGAAGGCCCAGCAGGTCTGGCTGGTCAACCGGATGGGCGCCCAGGTCAACATCGGCAACGTTCCGCTCGACGAGGTGCTCGCGCTGGAGACCACCCGGCTGGGACTGCGTGCCGACACCGTGCCCGTGCCGGACGCCGGAGCCGGCCGTGAGTGAACCGGTCCTGACCGGGCCGGTCATGAGCGGGCCGGCCGCCGGCGGGCGCACCCTCGCGACCCCCGCGCCCAACACCATGAGCCGCCCCTACCGGGGCCTGTCCGTGCAGGAGACCGACGTCCCACTGACGCCGTCGGCGATCACGGAGCACCTCGTGGGCCGGGAGGTCTACCGGCGGACCGACTACCTCGTGCTCCGCAACGGGCCCGACCTCGCCGTGGCGCAGGT from Actinacidiphila yeochonensis CN732 encodes the following:
- a CDS encoding pyridoxal phosphate-dependent aminotransferase — encoded protein: MTDLSALFSALPPPSRRRPPTPAAADATSTHQALARAGVQEFGPDEYLIEVFERAPDPTDAMQLRDLYLGRIEQALGARSSRPELAEAWRAARHRRTVTPEQVLASRATVRFVKEMFNFYFRDDLYGSLRRSDHLILSSGAVDEEEWGLPAAVKECVTYALSRDWYGYSDSRGREPAREAIAAYESARLGGAFYDLRNVALTMGGTFAISGLTDFVLTGRRSTAPALCAIPNYPPLIESMSRRSATRLVPTPLVNGVTSLAPLLEQLRPDTPLVLLQTATNPTGALVDEAELEALIKGAGPDTVIVLDECHEWLGPSQRWSPARAAANVVRVSSLSKNWSAPGLKLGWILAGSTFIDAFYEYASSSYGGPPSFFYTAVEVLARMERWRFESKAEAGPSELAEFETGYGLTADTLRAAYAGYLEERDRREQELLRNRDTAVSRLRGLPDTEVTAPRYSINLVADFEDYSDSYLAFRDLLDLHDVSVFPGLLTFCLSGGLVRLTTARRWTELTPALSRIERFRRTPRPVGSLPAER
- a CDS encoding SIS domain-containing protein, translated to MSPRSYTLREVTRQFTRLPADLVELSRVAEPAAARAAGSLRSLERLVLLGSGDSLHAALSAAPLLARAGVECAVLPAATFLQSPPWPEAEARTTAVVGVSASGGNPTVVSAVAGARRHARATVAVTCAAGSPLARAAETSVIVDPRASEPSPGIRTYQAVLLALLHLGAAVCRSPAHRGGGGRPADVVAHTAALGDPETIARAQSATIEGARLAAGPVAALLAPVPVVLVVAGPATSGSARYLAAKFTETAGVPAMAVDPEDWWHVHRFGHDPAHPVVFFVPPGPDRGAALETARRTARSRRLVVVAGAADAEAREVAAVTVPVAEHVAEVARPLVDSAVSGPLAAELARVLHRLPFGRQ
- a CDS encoding BtpA/SgcQ family protein — translated: MTTEADDRRHRKLYGVVHLPPLPGTPFHVPGSLAAAVDDAVRDAEALCEGGADGVLLQTVDRVYSVEDEADPARTAAMTLCASRVADATADGFELGVQIMRHAVRASLAVAKVVGASFVRADAIVGATLSTHGWVRPDPLEIMAYRRAIDAFDVRLIADVDSMHFRWAGEGETTGGVARRAELVGADAVCVAHPDEDATLAKIADIRARSPRATVMLGGFVTHGNAARLLADADGAFVSGCLTTRGGGGPDGRVDVGSVRRLARVVHGGSR
- a CDS encoding aldose epimerase family protein; translation: MGRAGLGQGRTVHEHGLDNGRLRVAVWEYGATLVEVSVPDGARRANLVVRLPDLAAYERKTDRAYVGSTMGRYARIVSSGTARIGGRPHRLARNAGEHHIHGGPDGFDARVWDGRAEDGPDSGRIAMCLHSPHGDQGYPGNLRCTATFELHTDDRLVVRYEAVTDRTTLCGPTLHAFWNLTGGREPVDRHLLRLNADALVEAGEEFVPTGRVLPVDGTPYDLRAERTLGAAALDGCVAVAPGPWTATLRVPGGARGLRLATDQPGLAVYTGDHLPQPRAGVCLQPGPWPDAPHHTAFPSAELAPGAVYRSETTYTFFQETRTG
- a CDS encoding LLM class flavin-dependent oxidoreductase, which gives rise to MNQRVPARPEGDGAGADPLGGIRVGLHSGQQYPDFASIRTVWQTAESLGYDWVSLFEHFRPPLLGPAGPCLDGMTALAALAASTSRVRCAMLVTPAVWRHPALLAVAAATVDHVSGGRLELGLGAGGADLAFGQYGIEQPPARERPAVLDEACRVVRALWGGGPVTFHGEYFQLREAYLDPRPVQERVPLVIGGSGPRVLRVVAEHADVWNCLALPFASYSAAVRACEENCAGIGRDPAEVRRSITFRAVVTRDGRRARRAVAAGTFGHPADLPEYLCFGSAQECLDKLAPYVELGVRDFLLASRPPVDWRTVELFATEVAPLLRAMGGAR
- a CDS encoding ABC transporter ATP-binding protein, whose amino-acid sequence is MRAGAEPGTRERGGTDRGRPERSTTWWAAARRQWQLVGAVRVAGPVLLTGVWAVSLMRTVLPTLTGLSTGWLVSRLVSAPSDHHALVLAVLLSCALMLASQVLEAFAPALAFSASQRVDAWHRGVVAELMGRPAGIGHLEDPLVQDRLASALLKGLPGWASYSFGTAAVGQTVIVTRIVGACLATAVLCRFSPALAGGLLAVTLFTRFVSRREWLAQHAVVRALAPTTRRAAYWAEVGVMPWAAKELRIFGMTDWVVERFRQRMTARTRELAAVRLRLLARMRWTSLVLVAAVAGGLGALAHAAASGRITTGALAVYLGALWVVVAGNGMEVESFDVAFAGHPTLLALEELREVAGEPPAAPSAPSALPAAAPLPAPLVRFEDVAFRYPGARGPVLSGVDLEIAPGELLAVVGVNGAGKTTLTKLLTGMHQPTRGRITVDGRPLDAEPVDRWRRRIAVVLQDFVRYDLSFRDNVVLGAPWGDADPALLDEVAGRSGLDEWVRRAPDGWDTPLTRGRTGGIDLSGGQWQRVALARALYAVAQGARLLVLDEPTAHLDVKAELDTFTRIAESAGDAGVVLISHRLSTVRRADRIVLLDGGRVAEEGRHEELLALGGQYAAMFAAQADRFGEPARSAGTAAS